The proteins below come from a single Candidatus Chlamydia sanziniae genomic window:
- a CDS encoding polymorphic outer membrane protein middle domain-containing protein, producing MPCGRAAAAAINLGSSDSFDGSSSSSSGVSKGGFTSKQTSDASGTTYTFTSDVIIQNVSSIIPEGKSCFDNSAGSLTFIGGGHSLTFQTLHSPPFQAAVIKNTNTALSFSNFSSLTVKNTTRIYDSIYSIPDDESTDFVTNYESAVFVTNTTGGDVTFTQCNLEFTNNVSKQSGGCISAHTITVTECGVTFENSRSEQNGGTLAAIGNIVFKNNKKIDFKVGMAEEHGGILYSKSGEIALISEGHNNAEFYFHDGGAKAGGAWYAENNCSIINTNLTHFHLNQTITSSIGSLPNHEGCGGAICCYIAPTDLDLKTGLTISKNRKIDFDSNGGINGGAIYATKCNLSENTTLMCRNNVASRGGGLYVENDCSINNNVSFLLFKNFVRKNLPFFIDQEGCGGAIYNITTDSATTSGLTISGNQAVVIAKSEAVINGGAIYATKCTLSDNKFLYCQGNSASLGGAIYAKILHLISGGPHIFFSNTGGAIEITSDGELELVAAKGDIIFLGNGTGVPVSISEEQASEILTLATADPNNPFPKSMGGDIKGWEAWIDKESKKNLDPSSLYLFSGIHLGTGAKISKLDARKGYSIYFYDPLTTEPPKSGAVVEPLKINALKVTPSIISSGEKPTPEALKMSISKEISSGTLVFSGEKLTPKEAARPENRTSTIHQNISLESGNLVLQGDAVLAVHSFTQQPDSMLFMDTGTSLETTSKSNAEGSITITNLSVDLKSLNDKKLAKIAVKSPNGKLKLSGTLTLYSNSADYYENLILGKDLSLPLLELSAFSGDINTKNFDPIPKGTDVSTYGHQGTWSLVSNTKPNGTMTFSLIWKVTGYKPAPERHTSLVPNSLWSVAIDLYSIHDVLTTHMHNIPSNRNLWIVGISNFFHKDKTTTNTGFRHISGGYIIGGSRLTPSDTAFAIAIGQLSRTAKDSVISNIKSRIYTGSLCGQHQESLRLHSSLRRYALSKISLKIPEELPLVLNTQVTYTRNHNDMTTKYAKLPPGTSSWNNQGFAAELGSSLPLDFKSPYFTSSTPFLKLQLVYANQKSFEEKTTTARGFTSSHLVNLSIPLGVTFTQHSTSSYQAIQATLSYILDVYRIQPKCLTSFPTSGVSWMTWATNLERHAGKIQIASHHSPLPNFNFSMQGSFESRASSRNYNANCVGSYSF from the coding sequence ATGCCGTGTGGTCGGGCAGCAGCCGCGGCAATAAATTTAGGATCATCTGATAGCTTCGACGGTTCTTCAAGTAGTAGTAGCGGGGTTAGTAAAGGTGGATTTACTTCAAAACAAACTTCAGATGCCTCAGGGACAACTTATACATTCACTAGTGATGTTATAATCCAAAATGTCTCTTCCATAATTCCTGAAGGCAAAAGTTGTTTTGACAATAGTGCAGGAAGTCTGACCTTTATAGGAGGAGGACACAGTCTTACCTTTCAAACTCTACACTCCCCTCCCTTCCAAGCAGCAGTGATCAAAAATACAAACACAGCTCTTTCTTTCTCTAATTTCTCTTCTCTTACAGTTAAAAATACCACTAGAATCTACGATAGTATCTACAGCATTCCCGATGACGAGAGCACTGATTTTGTAACAAATTATGAGAGTGCTGTTTTTGTAACAAATACAACAGGTGGCGATGTTACATTCACTCAATGTAATTTAGAATTTACAAATAACGTTTCAAAACAGTCGGGGGGATGTATATCGGCTCACACCATTACAGTCACCGAGTGTGGTGTGACATTTGAAAACAGCCGAAGCGAACAAAATGGCGGAACACTAGCTGCAATAGGAAACATAGTTTTCAAAAATAACAAGAAAATAGATTTTAAGGTTGGTATGGCAGAAGAACATGGAGGAATTCTTTATAGTAAATCTGGAGAAATAGCTTTGATATCCGAGGGCCATAATAATGCTGAGTTTTATTTTCATGACGGTGGGGCAAAAGCTGGAGGTGCTTGGTATGCAGAAAACAACTGTTCTATTATCAATACGAATCTGACCCACTTCCATCTTAATCAAACTATAACTTCATCAATAGGATCTCTTCCAAATCATGAGGGCTGTGGTGGAGCCATTTGCTGTTATATTGCCCCCACGGATTTGGATTTAAAAACAGGTCTCACAATCTCAAAAAATCGAAAAATTGATTTCGATAGCAATGGAGGAATAAACGGGGGCGCAATCTATGCAACAAAATGTAACTTATCAGAGAACACAACTCTAATGTGTCGTAACAATGTGGCATCTAGAGGCGGGGGTTTGTATGTAGAAAATGACTGCTCAATTAACAATAACGTTTCTTTCCTTCTTTTCAAAAATTTCGTTAGGAAAAACTTACCATTCTTTATAGATCAGGAAGGCTGTGGAGGTGCGATTTATAACATTACCACGGATTCGGCCACAACTTCAGGCCTCACAATCTCAGGAAATCAAGCCGTCGTCATCGCTAAGAGTGAAGCTGTTATAAATGGGGGTGCAATTTATGCAACAAAATGTACTCTTTCAGATAATAAATTTTTGTACTGTCAAGGAAACTCAGCATCTTTAGGAGGCGCAATTTATGCTAAAATTCTTCATCTAATTTCGGGAGGTCCGCATATCTTTTTCAGCAATACAGGGGGAGCTATTGAAATCACTTCCGACGGAGAATTAGAATTGGTCGCCGCTAAGGGGGATATTATCTTTCTCGGCAATGGAACGGGAGTTCCTGTTTCTATTTCCGAAGAACAAGCATCCGAGATACTTACCTTAGCTACCGCGGATCCAAACAACCCCTTTCCTAAATCGATGGGTGGAGATATAAAAGGTTGGGAAGCTTGGATAGATAAAGAGTCAAAAAAGAATCTCGATCCTTCAAGTTTATATTTATTCAGTGGCATACATTTAGGAACGGGTGCTAAGATCTCAAAGCTGGATGCTCGAAAAGGGTATTCTATCTATTTCTATGATCCCCTTACGACTGAGCCTCCTAAGAGTGGTGCCGTAGTAGAACCCCTAAAAATCAATGCTCTTAAAGTGACTCCTTCTATTATCTCGTCTGGGGAGAAACCTACTCCAGAAGCTCTAAAAATGAGTATTTCCAAGGAGATTTCTTCTGGAACTCTAGTATTTTCTGGAGAAAAACTTACTCCTAAAGAAGCTGCCCGACCCGAAAATAGAACAAGCACAATTCACCAAAATATTAGCCTTGAATCTGGAAATTTAGTGCTACAAGGTGACGCAGTCTTAGCAGTACATTCCTTTACACAACAACCTGACTCCATGCTTTTTATGGACACGGGAACAAGCTTAGAAACTACCTCAAAAAGTAACGCAGAGGGTAGCATTACCATAACAAATCTATCTGTAGACCTTAAATCCTTAAATGACAAGAAGCTAGCGAAAATTGCTGTAAAAAGTCCCAACGGAAAATTAAAGCTTTCCGGAACCCTAACACTCTACAGCAACAGCGCCGATTATTACGAAAATCTCATCTTAGGTAAAGACCTAAGTCTACCACTTCTAGAGCTCTCCGCATTTTCAGGAGATATAAACACGAAGAACTTCGATCCTATACCTAAAGGAACAGATGTTTCAACTTATGGACATCAAGGAACATGGAGCCTAGTCTCCAATACAAAGCCGAATGGTACGATGACATTTTCCTTAATTTGGAAAGTCACCGGATACAAACCGGCTCCCGAACGCCACACGTCTCTAGTGCCAAACAGCTTATGGAGTGTAGCCATCGACCTCTATTCTATCCACGATGTCTTGACTACACATATGCACAACATCCCCTCAAATCGAAACCTATGGATCGTGGGCATCTCCAATTTCTTCCATAAGGATAAGACCACCACAAATACAGGTTTCCGTCATATCTCTGGAGGCTACATCATTGGAGGCAGTAGGCTCACCCCCTCCGACACTGCCTTCGCTATCGCTATAGGACAGCTCTCCAGAACAGCCAAGGATTCTGTCATCTCTAATATTAAATCCCGAATTTATACAGGCTCCTTGTGTGGACAGCACCAAGAAAGTTTACGACTCCATTCTTCACTACGTCGCTATGCCCTATCAAAAATTTCCCTTAAAATTCCTGAAGAACTCCCCCTCGTCTTAAACACTCAAGTCACTTATACAAGAAATCATAACGACATGACAACAAAATACGCCAAGCTCCCTCCAGGGACTTCTAGCTGGAACAACCAGGGCTTTGCCGCAGAACTCGGAAGTTCCCTCCCTCTAGACTTTAAAAGTCCTTACTTCACAAGCTCTACCCCCTTCCTAAAATTGCAACTGGTCTATGCAAACCAAAAGAGCTTCGAAGAAAAAACAACAACCGCAAGAGGATTCACCAGCAGCCACCTCGTCAATCTCTCCATACCCTTAGGGGTTACCTTCACCCAACACTCAACATCGTCATACCAGGCAATCCAGGCTACGTTAAGCTACATCCTAGACGTTTATCGTATCCAACCTAAGTGTTTAACTTCTTTCCCCACCTCAGGAGTCTCTTGGATGACATGGGCGACGAATCTCGAGCGACATGCAGGTAAAATACAGATAGCCTCACACCATAGCCCCCTCCCCAACTTTAACTTTTCCATGCAGGGAAGCTTTGAAAGCCGTGCCTCCTCAAGAAATTACAATGCCAATTGCGTCGGAAGTTATTCCTTTTAA
- a CDS encoding polymorphic outer membrane protein middle domain-containing protein, with the protein MKLSIFWLLPFVLFLSPRDFSLTAAEATLDSSDGYEGTDGTTFIPKSTNDSAGTRYSLLKDVSINHAGSTTTPLTTSCFKEEGGDLAFIGNGYSLFFNTINAGAQPGTAISTTTADKNLTLSGFHTLYFFSSPASTVTTGQGTIKCSGNVTFENNTRITCTQNFSTEDGGVISTKNFSLLETSGSAVFIQNQATAAKKGGAIYASGTINIADNTGSIFFIKNTSGDAGGGLSSVGNCSIKNNTYVMFDGNSALGTAASGGAISCHSTTGTPPEVTLIGNSALTFVGNSAVVQGGAIYTTKLILSSGGPTLFWRNTVGNTTAGKGGAIAIPNNGELHLSADNGDIIFGNNTTTTSGVSTRNAIDLGDTAKVIKLRASVDHSIFFYDPITHTGTSAVTEALALNSSDASSDTIYSGSIIFSGEKLSPTEITNTANLISKIKQETTLTRGSLVLKQGVTVQFKGLTQSQDSMIFLDAGTTLEALEESLSLTNLAINLNSLKNKSIVTLKAPTTNKTITLLGLIQLVDNNGNFYESHALKSRQDYPLLTLSTPGTSTVAAVPLLLPQEPTSHYGYQGNWTLVWSDAAHAKMGHITWTRTGYVPNPERLAPLVPNSLWGNFVDIRSLHQLMETRASGIPYRRGMWVSGMANFFHKDRSGKHRGFRHIGGGYVLGVTATTASEDVLSAAFCQFFDRDQDHLITKNHSDVYGASLYFQHTDLLYNLAQFLWGKAAQSPPVLTAISQDTEIFFNMQISYLHADNHMKTRYTAYPLVKAAWKNECLGIEFGTSLPSSVVSSFFFKAYAPFIKIQGTYAHQEDFQERGSEGRALGSSRLINIAIPIGIKLEKDSHTEPGTYDLTLMYVIDAYRQHPHCSTYLLSSDVQWTTEATHLARQALIVRAANHYQWNPYMEMCGQFAFELRSSSRSYNVGLGTKFRF; encoded by the coding sequence ATGAAACTCTCCATTTTCTGGTTACTTCCTTTTGTCTTATTCTTGTCCCCTCGCGACTTCTCACTAACTGCTGCAGAAGCAACATTAGACAGCAGTGATGGCTATGAAGGAACTGATGGAACAACATTTATCCCCAAAAGCACAAATGATTCTGCAGGAACCCGCTATTCCCTGCTCAAGGATGTCTCGATTAACCACGCGGGATCTACAACCACACCTTTAACTACGAGTTGCTTTAAAGAAGAAGGTGGCGACCTTGCCTTTATAGGAAACGGCTACTCGCTATTTTTCAACACAATTAACGCCGGTGCTCAACCTGGCACAGCAATCAGCACGACAACTGCGGACAAAAATCTTACCTTATCCGGATTCCACACTCTTTATTTCTTCTCTAGCCCCGCATCCACAGTGACTACGGGCCAAGGCACAATCAAGTGCAGTGGAAACGTAACTTTTGAGAATAACACCCGGATTACATGTACACAAAACTTCTCAACAGAAGATGGGGGCGTAATCTCTACAAAAAACTTTTCGTTATTAGAGACCTCAGGATCTGCAGTTTTCATACAAAACCAAGCGACAGCAGCAAAGAAAGGCGGTGCCATCTATGCTAGTGGAACTATAAACATAGCAGACAACACAGGATCTATTTTCTTTATTAAGAATACTTCTGGAGACGCCGGAGGAGGATTATCTAGCGTAGGCAACTGTTCTATAAAAAACAATACCTATGTGATGTTCGATGGGAATAGCGCACTAGGAACCGCAGCAAGTGGGGGTGCGATCTCTTGTCATAGTACAACAGGAACTCCTCCTGAAGTCACTCTTATTGGAAATAGTGCTTTAACTTTCGTAGGCAATTCAGCAGTTGTGCAGGGTGGGGCAATCTATACCACTAAACTGATTCTCTCTTCTGGAGGTCCGACTCTCTTCTGGAGGAATACGGTGGGCAATACTACAGCAGGGAAGGGAGGAGCTATTGCTATTCCTAATAATGGGGAATTGCATCTATCCGCAGATAATGGAGATATCATCTTCGGAAACAATACAACGACAACAAGTGGTGTATCTACAAGAAATGCCATAGATCTAGGAGATACAGCTAAAGTCATCAAGCTACGTGCCAGTGTTGATCATTCGATCTTTTTTTACGACCCTATAACTCATACAGGCACTTCAGCAGTCACCGAGGCTCTTGCTTTAAACTCTTCGGATGCAAGTAGTGATACTATTTATTCTGGCTCTATAATCTTTTCTGGAGAGAAGCTCTCCCCTACGGAAATCACAAATACTGCCAACCTCATATCTAAGATAAAGCAAGAAACTACACTCACTAGAGGAAGCCTAGTTCTCAAACAAGGAGTCACTGTTCAATTTAAAGGGTTGACACAAAGCCAAGATTCGATGATCTTTCTGGATGCTGGAACAACACTAGAAGCTCTAGAGGAAAGCCTCTCGCTTACAAACTTAGCCATCAACTTAAATTCGTTAAAGAACAAGAGTATCGTTACTTTAAAAGCGCCGACAACGAATAAAACCATTACCCTGTTAGGTCTTATTCAATTAGTTGATAACAATGGGAATTTTTATGAAAGTCACGCGTTAAAAAGCAGGCAGGACTACCCTCTTCTGACGCTTTCTACACCAGGAACGAGTACGGTAGCTGCGGTCCCTCTTCTTCTTCCTCAGGAGCCTACGTCACACTATGGCTATCAAGGAAATTGGACTTTGGTGTGGTCAGACGCTGCACACGCGAAGATGGGCCACATTACTTGGACAAGAACGGGTTATGTCCCCAATCCTGAGAGGCTTGCTCCCCTAGTTCCCAACAGCTTATGGGGAAACTTTGTAGACATACGCTCCCTCCATCAACTTATGGAAACTCGAGCTTCGGGAATTCCTTACCGTCGAGGAATGTGGGTTTCAGGAATGGCAAATTTCTTTCATAAAGATCGATCCGGGAAACACCGCGGCTTCCGTCACATAGGAGGGGGTTATGTTCTAGGTGTTACGGCAACCACGGCCTCCGAAGATGTTTTAAGCGCTGCCTTCTGTCAATTCTTTGATAGAGATCAAGACCATTTAATTACTAAAAATCACTCTGACGTTTACGGTGCTTCACTCTATTTTCAACATACCGATCTGTTATATAACCTAGCCCAATTCCTATGGGGAAAGGCAGCTCAATCTCCCCCTGTACTTACAGCAATATCCCAGGATACGGAGATATTTTTTAATATGCAAATCAGTTACCTTCATGCTGACAACCATATGAAAACCCGTTATACGGCTTATCCTCTTGTTAAAGCGGCCTGGAAAAACGAATGCCTTGGTATTGAGTTTGGAACGAGCTTACCTTCTTCAGTAGTCTCCTCATTCTTTTTTAAAGCCTACGCTCCTTTTATTAAAATACAAGGGACCTATGCCCACCAGGAAGATTTCCAAGAACGTGGTAGTGAAGGACGTGCTTTAGGAAGCAGCCGTCTTATTAATATTGCCATCCCTATAGGTATTAAACTAGAAAAAGACTCTCATACAGAACCAGGCACCTATGATCTCACTTTGATGTATGTTATCGATGCTTACCGACAACATCCGCATTGTTCAACTTATCTTTTATCCAGCGATGTACAATGGACGACAGAGGCCACGCATCTTGCAAGACAGGCTCTCATTGTACGCGCAGCAAACCATTATCAGTGGAATCCTTACATGGAGATGTGTGGACAATTTGCGTTTGAATTGCGCAGTTCTTCGCGCAGTTACAACGTAGGTCTTGGCACCAAATTCCGCTTCTAA
- a CDS encoding autotransporter outer membrane beta-barrel domain-containing protein produces the protein MKFSFYWLLITSSLVLPLSCSFSTVGDAVESTLRSNKNFQSPGTFTSRSTSNVDDTIYNLTNDATINNAKISTTFNVSCIKKIDISKFELSSIQIIEPHFGYPSIWANNRKEPRKAVVPTWEKTGYIPHLENQTSLVPNMLWGAFIDIRSLQQLVQTSVRGENTRQNLWGAGLSNFFHRDHTKENRGFRHVNAGYAVGITTSTFSENIVSLTFCQLFGKDKDHFITKNDSQVYAGSFLFQHIGHLYCPVWFLFSNYSAKDPILPFIFNTQLSYSYTSNNMKIDYFEAPQSKSTWSHDCFALEFTGMVPTPLFDDIYFLKKYTPFLKVEVIYAHQEKFKERGNNTPRVFESSNLINVALPLGITFEGQSRNNKASYDTTVMYIPDIYRKNPDCTTSFRIKGTSWETLGTNLSRRAAVIRIGQGYAFTPNTAMFSKFTVELRGSSQSYTVNLGSKLFF, from the coding sequence ATGAAGTTCTCATTTTATTGGTTGCTAATTACTTCTTCTTTAGTACTTCCTTTATCCTGCAGTTTTTCCACGGTAGGGGATGCGGTAGAAAGTACATTAAGATCTAATAAAAACTTTCAAAGTCCTGGTACTTTTACCTCTAGGTCTACGAGCAATGTTGATGACACTATCTACAACCTAACAAACGACGCTACAATAAACAATGCGAAGATTTCTACAACTTTCAATGTAAGTTGCATTAAAAAGATTGACATTTCCAAATTTGAACTCAGTTCTATACAGATTATTGAACCTCACTTTGGATATCCAAGTATCTGGGCTAACAATCGTAAAGAACCTAGAAAAGCCGTTGTTCCTACCTGGGAAAAAACGGGGTACATTCCCCACCTTGAGAACCAAACTTCTTTAGTTCCTAACATGCTTTGGGGAGCCTTCATCGACATCCGCTCCTTGCAACAACTAGTTCAAACTAGTGTGCGAGGAGAAAATACAAGGCAAAATCTCTGGGGTGCTGGTCTCTCCAATTTCTTTCATAGAGATCATACTAAAGAAAATCGTGGATTTCGCCATGTCAACGCAGGTTATGCTGTAGGTATAACAACATCTACGTTTTCTGAAAATATTGTTAGCTTAACTTTTTGCCAACTTTTTGGAAAAGATAAAGACCACTTCATCACCAAAAATGACTCTCAGGTCTACGCAGGTTCTTTCCTTTTTCAGCACATAGGACATCTTTATTGTCCGGTTTGGTTTCTTTTTAGCAACTATTCCGCAAAAGACCCGATTCTACCTTTCATTTTCAATACCCAATTGAGCTACAGCTATACAAGCAATAATATGAAAATAGATTACTTCGAGGCTCCTCAAAGTAAAAGCACCTGGAGTCATGATTGTTTTGCTTTAGAATTTACTGGTATGGTACCTACCCCACTCTTTGATGATATCTACTTTCTTAAGAAATACACTCCTTTTCTCAAGGTAGAGGTTATCTATGCCCATCAAGAAAAATTCAAAGAGCGTGGGAACAACACACCAAGAGTTTTCGAAAGCAGCAATCTTATCAACGTTGCTCTCCCCCTAGGAATTACCTTCGAAGGACAATCAAGGAATAACAAAGCTTCATACGACACTACAGTTATGTATATTCCGGATATTTACCGTAAAAACCCTGACTGCACAACTTCTTTTCGTATAAAAGGTACATCTTGGGAAACTTTAGGGACGAATCTTTCCAGGCGAGCTGCTGTAATTCGCATCGGCCAAGGTTATGCCTTCACACCAAACACGGCTATGTTTAGTAAATTTACTGTTGAACTGCGTGGATCATCACAAAGCTATACTGTTAACCTTGGAAGTAAATTATTCTTCTAA
- a CDS encoding polymorphic outer membrane protein middle domain-containing protein, which produces MTLAAGSLFLKDGVTFTANTFTQTAGSALVMDVGTTLAADTEGVTLNHLAINLASMEGTKVALVKASAADKNVTVSGPIHFLDSDGYYYENHSLSKSQEFSFLEFSALGTVTLTNVPAVPVESHPQHFGYQGTWALTWVPDTTSSPKTNKATATWTKTGYIPNPERRGPLVPNSLWGAFVDIRGLQAMLERSANTLYQQRGFWVAGLANFLHKDKTETRRGYRHTSAGYVLGAGTQTASEDVFQVAFCQLFGRDQDHLVAKNRADMYSGAVYYQHTGVTKDFSRFFSQDAGLETHPLVLEAQLAYGHTSNEMKTRYTRYSEVQGNWGNDMLSVELGGRVLYSPKSVSWLDSYAPYVKLQVVYAHQEDFEEQGREGRVFTNSNLFNVAVPLGLRMEKFLENEEGSFDVTVAYVPDVIRSNPDSTTSLVISGVSWKTLSADLSRQAVVFRGGSHYALGSELEVFGQCAFELRGSSRSYTIDLGGKLHF; this is translated from the coding sequence GTGACGTTAGCTGCGGGAAGTTTGTTTCTTAAGGATGGAGTGACGTTTACTGCAAATACGTTTACACAGACTGCAGGTTCTGCTCTTGTCATGGATGTGGGCACAACGTTAGCCGCTGATACCGAAGGAGTTACCCTTAATCACTTAGCAATCAATTTAGCGTCTATGGAAGGTACGAAGGTAGCTTTAGTAAAAGCTTCTGCAGCAGATAAAAATGTTACAGTATCGGGTCCTATTCATTTTCTAGATAGTGATGGCTACTATTATGAAAACCATAGCTTATCCAAGTCTCAGGAATTTTCTTTTCTTGAGTTTTCCGCTTTGGGAACCGTCACCCTCACGAATGTTCCTGCGGTTCCTGTGGAGAGTCATCCTCAGCACTTTGGCTACCAAGGGACTTGGGCGTTGACATGGGTTCCGGACACGACAAGTTCTCCTAAAACGAATAAGGCTACAGCAACTTGGACGAAGACGGGCTACATTCCTAATCCTGAGAGGCGGGGACCTTTAGTTCCCAATAGTCTATGGGGTGCGTTTGTCGATATTCGCGGTTTACAGGCTATGTTAGAAAGAAGTGCCAATACTCTTTACCAACAGCGAGGATTCTGGGTAGCAGGATTAGCAAACTTTTTACATAAGGATAAAACAGAAACGCGCCGTGGATACCGTCACACGAGTGCAGGTTATGTCTTAGGAGCAGGCACACAAACAGCGAGTGAGGATGTGTTTCAAGTTGCTTTTTGCCAGCTTTTTGGTAGGGATCAGGATCATTTAGTGGCTAAAAACCGTGCCGATATGTATTCCGGTGCCGTGTACTACCAACATACAGGAGTTACGAAAGATTTTTCTCGATTTTTTTCCCAGGACGCGGGGTTAGAAACGCATCCTTTAGTTTTGGAAGCACAACTTGCGTATGGCCATACGAGCAATGAGATGAAGACACGGTATACGCGGTATTCTGAAGTACAGGGAAACTGGGGCAATGATATGCTTAGTGTGGAGCTTGGGGGTAGAGTGTTGTACTCCCCCAAGTCTGTGTCATGGTTAGACAGTTATGCGCCGTATGTGAAGTTACAAGTGGTGTATGCACATCAAGAAGATTTTGAAGAACAAGGTCGGGAAGGGCGTGTCTTTACTAACAGCAATTTATTTAATGTTGCTGTGCCTTTAGGATTACGCATGGAGAAATTTTTAGAGAATGAGGAGGGCTCTTTTGACGTTACGGTGGCGTATGTTCCCGATGTAATTCGCAGCAATCCAGATAGTACAACTTCATTAGTGATTAGTGGGGTTTCGTGGAAGACTTTGAGTGCAGATTTGTCAAGACAAGCGGTGGTATTCCGTGGAGGAAGCCATTATGCTTTAGGTTCTGAGTTGGAAGTGTTTGGGCAATGTGCTTTTGAGTTGCGAGGTTCCTCGCGGAGCTACACTATTGATTTGGGTGGGAAACTGCACTTTTAA
- a CDS encoding Pmp family polymorphic membrane protein autotransporter adhesin produces the protein MKFSFFISLLFSIYLYSLRAAHAATELPLGFSDSFDGNAHKEAFVPKTTTGGATYTLTGNVEFFNLGQSTSLSSSCFSDSTGDLTFIGRGYDLSFRSIDAGANVTAVSVSGATQTLQFSGFSLLSFILSPSVRVTTARGAVKSTHALVFQDNKDLVFVQNFSIEDGGAVNTKTLTLTGTQGQVLFLQNQATTGKKGGALYTSDAATLTGNTGTLTFTANTAGSDGGALSVAKNCTITNNTSVVFSANSVASGHGGALCCDTEPLMLSGNGTVKFEENVATEKGGAIYAKQLTLSSGGPGGIFFVNNKVVGTTPLGGGIAIAPQGTVSLSADAGDITFVGNTTATTGSSAITKRSALDLGSTAKFTALRAALKANRFSFTIPL, from the coding sequence ATGAAGTTTTCTTTTTTTATTTCTCTGCTGTTTTCAATCTACCTCTATTCTTTACGTGCTGCACATGCTGCTACTGAGCTGCCTCTAGGTTTCAGTGATAGCTTTGATGGAAATGCACATAAGGAAGCTTTTGTTCCGAAAACGACGACTGGAGGAGCTACCTATACTCTTACGGGAAACGTCGAATTTTTTAATTTGGGGCAAAGCACATCCCTGTCTAGTTCATGTTTTAGCGATAGCACCGGAGACTTAACATTTATTGGTAGGGGCTATGATCTTTCCTTTCGTTCTATAGATGCAGGGGCTAATGTGACTGCGGTTTCTGTTTCTGGGGCGACACAGACGCTGCAGTTTTCAGGATTTTCTTTGCTTTCTTTTATTTTGTCTCCTTCAGTGCGTGTGACTACAGCACGGGGGGCTGTGAAATCTACACATGCTTTAGTATTTCAAGACAATAAAGACTTAGTGTTTGTGCAAAATTTTTCTATCGAGGATGGGGGCGCTGTAAACACAAAGACATTGACGTTGACTGGGACGCAAGGACAGGTGTTATTTCTTCAAAACCAGGCCACTACGGGAAAGAAAGGTGGGGCTTTGTATACTTCCGATGCTGCTACCCTAACAGGAAATACAGGAACACTCACCTTCACTGCCAATACTGCTGGAAGTGATGGAGGTGCCTTATCTGTTGCTAAAAATTGTACGATTACAAACAACACTTCTGTAGTTTTCTCTGCCAATAGCGTTGCCTCAGGGCACGGTGGAGCTTTATGTTGTGATACCGAACCTCTAATGCTTTCTGGGAATGGCACAGTAAAGTTTGAAGAGAATGTTGCGACAGAAAAAGGCGGAGCGATTTATGCAAAACAATTGACGCTTTCTTCTGGAGGTCCTGGGGGCATCTTCTTCGTAAATAATAAGGTGGTAGGAACAACGCCATTAGGAGGGGGCATTGCGATTGCTCCTCAAGGGACAGTATCGCTTTCTGCCGACGCTGGAGACATTACTTTTGTAGGCAACACTACGGCAACAACGGGAAGCAGTGCGATAACGAAGCGTAGCGCCTTAGATTTAGGGTCTACAGCGAAGTTCACGGCGTTGCGAGCAGCTCTCAAGGCCAATCGATTTTCTTTTACGATCCCCTTATAG